A single window of Ignavibacteriota bacterium DNA harbors:
- a CDS encoding DUF3078 domain-containing protein, which translates to MRKIFLITLLFAVTIFAEDAKKDSVAQKTWLPLGVAGLNISQIALDNWTQGGEDALAFTVYGNFGLDYFDKPWSFTNKLKMAFGKTKLGSEDYKTTDNEIFLEDLLTYNAGWFAEPYFANTFRTVLANGYDYSGDSPIQTAAFFDPGYLMQSIGMAYKISDNFTTRLGLGFQETFTSKFNGYSDDIETVNEIEKFKFETGIESVTSANFKLDDNLFYTSELRLFSAFNELDVWDVRFDNTLTAQVSKLVNVNLNVLLIYDENQIKRTQVKEALQIGIAYALF; encoded by the coding sequence ATGCGTAAAATCTTTTTAATAACATTATTATTTGCAGTGACTATTTTTGCCGAAGATGCAAAAAAAGATAGTGTTGCTCAGAAAACATGGCTCCCTCTTGGAGTTGCCGGTTTAAATATTAGCCAAATTGCATTGGATAATTGGACTCAAGGCGGTGAAGATGCTTTGGCATTTACAGTTTACGGTAATTTTGGATTAGACTATTTTGATAAACCATGGTCATTTACAAACAAATTAAAAATGGCTTTCGGCAAAACAAAATTAGGTTCCGAAGATTATAAAACAACCGACAACGAAATATTTTTAGAGGATCTTTTAACTTACAACGCGGGCTGGTTCGCTGAGCCTTATTTTGCAAATACATTTAGAACTGTATTGGCAAATGGTTATGATTATAGCGGAGATTCACCAATTCAAACTGCAGCTTTTTTTGACCCGGGTTATTTAATGCAGTCAATCGGTATGGCTTACAAAATTTCCGATAATTTTACAACCAGATTAGGATTAGGCTTTCAAGAAACTTTTACAAGCAAATTCAATGGATATTCCGACGATATAGAAACTGTTAATGAAATTGAAAAGTTCAAATTTGAAACCGGTATTGAGTCCGTTACATCAGCAAATTTCAAACTTGATGACAATTTATTTTACACGAGCGAATTAAGATTATTTAGTGCCTTTAATGAACTTGATGTTTGGGATGTAAGATTTGACAACACCTTAACTGCGCAAGTTAGTAAATTGGTAAATGTAAACCTTAATGTGTTACTAATTTATGATGAAAACCAAATTAAAAGAACACAAGTTAAAGAAGCATTACAAATTGGTATTGCTTACGCATTATTTTAA
- the mscL gene encoding large-conductance mechanosensitive channel protein MscL: protein MIKEFKEFAMRGNVIDMAVGIVIGGAFGKIINSLVQDVIMPPIGVLLGGVDFSKMGIIVKEATETTEAVVMKYGNFLNTVIEFLIIAFSIFMVIKAMNSMKKKEEAAPAAPPAPSKEEILLTEIRDLLKK from the coding sequence ATGATTAAAGAATTTAAAGAATTTGCCATGCGCGGTAATGTAATTGATATGGCAGTTGGTATTGTAATTGGCGGAGCTTTTGGTAAAATCATCAACTCCTTAGTTCAAGATGTTATTATGCCTCCAATAGGAGTTTTACTTGGCGGCGTAGATTTTTCTAAAATGGGTATTATTGTAAAAGAAGCAACAGAAACAACAGAAGCTGTTGTTATGAAATATGGTAATTTTCTAAATACAGTTATAGAATTTTTAATAATTGCATTTTCAATTTTTATGGTTATAAAAGCAATGAACTCTATGAAGAAAAAAGAAGAAGCAGCACCTGCAGCTCCTCCTGCGCCAAGTAAAGAAGAAATATTATTGACAGAAATTAGAGATTTGCTAAAAAAATAA
- a CDS encoding OmpA family protein, which produces MHKKISYLIMLSLLILSYTNSLAQLNDYPIKVGLHASGLLPETDFKNDDLKLSYLGRAFLRFKVIDLFDIEAGAGYAKLAGEDNNFNYWETSLIPADLRLLLSPFNSKSVNPYAYAGIGFTKWRVEEKPVVTSGQTKDKGTDLYAPFGLGIEMKLSNSVLLDLSGGYNYLFSDYINYVKGGDFNDGFWNLGIGIIFTGEGGSSDSDNDGLTKSQEIEIGTNPDNPDSDGDGLSDGLEFNQYKTDPLSVDSDGDGISDTEEIKTYTTNPNIIDTDKDGITDGDEILKYNTDPLREDSDMDGIKDKIEIDEFKTNPISPDTDKDGLKDGDEIHRYKTDPSKSDTDGDGILDGDEIFKFNTNPLKADTDGGSVNDKIEIDRKTNPLNPEDDIVLDIAAPIVLEGVTFETAKSELTPESEKMLLRVLNTLNAYQDIKVEISGYTDNVGNASKNLKLSQQRADAVRYWLINKGIAPERIVAKGYGEDKPIADNNSPEGRRLNRRIEFVKIN; this is translated from the coding sequence ATGCATAAAAAAATATCATATTTAATTATGTTAAGTCTTTTGATTCTTAGCTATACAAATAGTCTTGCACAGTTAAATGATTATCCAATTAAAGTTGGGTTGCATGCATCCGGTTTATTGCCAGAAACAGATTTTAAAAATGATGATCTAAAATTATCATATCTTGGAAGAGCATTTCTCCGCTTCAAAGTTATTGATCTTTTTGATATTGAAGCCGGAGCCGGATACGCGAAGTTAGCCGGAGAAGATAATAACTTTAATTATTGGGAAACATCTTTAATTCCAGCGGACTTAAGACTGCTCTTAAGTCCGTTTAATTCCAAGTCTGTTAATCCTTACGCTTATGCTGGAATCGGTTTTACAAAATGGAGGGTTGAAGAAAAACCTGTTGTAACAAGCGGGCAAACCAAAGATAAAGGAACTGATCTTTACGCACCATTTGGACTGGGCATTGAAATGAAATTATCCAACTCCGTTTTGCTCGATTTATCCGGCGGTTATAATTATTTATTTTCTGATTATATAAATTACGTTAAAGGCGGCGATTTTAACGATGGTTTTTGGAATTTGGGAATTGGAATAATATTTACCGGCGAAGGCGGAAGTTCTGATTCCGATAATGACGGACTTACAAAAAGTCAGGAAATTGAGATTGGAACTAATCCGGATAATCCGGATTCCGATGGTGACGGACTAAGCGATGGATTGGAATTTAACCAATATAAAACCGATCCACTAAGTGTGGATAGTGATGGTGATGGTATTTCTGACACTGAAGAAATAAAAACTTATACCACTAATCCAAATATTATTGATACGGATAAAGACGGAATTACAGATGGGGACGAAATTCTTAAATATAATACCGATCCTTTGCGTGAGGATTCTGATATGGACGGTATTAAGGATAAAATTGAAATTGATGAATTCAAAACAAACCCAATTAGTCCCGATACTGATAAAGATGGATTAAAAGATGGTGATGAAATTCACAGATATAAAACTGATCCTTCCAAAAGCGATACTGATGGCGATGGAATATTAGACGGTGATGAAATTTTCAAATTCAATACCAATCCTCTAAAAGCTGATACGGACGGCGGCTCTGTTAATGATAAAATTGAAATAGATAGAAAAACTAATCCGTTAAATCCGGAAGATGATATTGTTCTTGATATTGCTGCGCCAATTGTGCTGGAAGGAGTAACTTTTGAAACAGCAAAATCAGAATTAACGCCGGAAAGTGAAAAGATGCTGCTTCGTGTTCTTAATACATTAAATGCATACCAGGATATTAAAGTTGAGATCAGTGGCTATACCGATAACGTAGGAAACGCATCAAAGAATTTGAAACTATCTCAGCAAAGGGCCGACGCGGTAAGATATTGGCTTATTAATAAAGGCATTGCTCCTGAGCGAATTGTTGCTAAAGGTTATGGTGAAGACAAACCAATTGCCGACAATAATTCTCCAGAAGGCAGAAGGTTAAATAGACGAATAGAATTCGTTAAAATTAACTGA
- a CDS encoding OmpA family protein, which yields MRNIFFLILLFIANNYTAQLYDYQVKYGLQSNLLFPNTEFETDSYNLSLWGRGFIKHEINSVWEGEIGFGIGNLAGIDFEKQKWETNFISSDLKINLSPFNSQIYSPYFFTGLGLLRWNVINLPAGQFNKKYGWDLYFPFGGGVEFAINSKLIVDLTVSYNFTTTDQLNNFSNKKYNDGFYALSIGFTFVEGGDLTDPDKDGIITKIEEEIGTDPNNNDTDSDGLNDNEEINTYSTNPFKVDSDNDKLTDYEESKVYLTDPNSNDTDGDDILDNEEIYLYSTNPNLKDTDQDEISDGYEVYKYNTNPTLIDTDQDGLSDKDEIFKTKTNPNKNDTDEDGIPDGVEVNNLKTNPLIKDLNLNYNKSNSNYKSVNLTSNQPVVLQGIKFQLSSAELNSESENALQNIFNSLNENSNLKIEIRGYTDSIGDSNFNLTLSEKRAESVKNWLIEKGISPNRIFTKGFGESNPIGENNTAQGQEQNRRIEIIQLN from the coding sequence ATGCGAAATATTTTCTTTTTAATATTACTATTTATTGCAAATAATTATACAGCCCAATTATATGATTACCAGGTAAAATATGGGCTTCAAAGCAATTTACTATTTCCAAACACTGAGTTTGAAACTGATTCATATAATTTATCTTTATGGGGACGCGGATTTATTAAACACGAGATTAACTCCGTTTGGGAAGGTGAAATTGGATTCGGAATTGGTAATTTAGCCGGTATTGATTTTGAAAAACAAAAATGGGAAACAAATTTTATTTCATCAGATTTAAAAATTAATTTAAGTCCGTTTAATTCTCAAATATACAGTCCTTATTTTTTTACGGGATTAGGTTTGTTAAGGTGGAATGTAATAAATCTGCCTGCCGGACAATTCAATAAAAAATACGGATGGGATTTGTACTTCCCTTTCGGCGGCGGTGTTGAATTTGCGATAAACAGCAAACTTATTGTTGATTTAACCGTAAGCTATAATTTTACGACAACCGATCAGTTAAACAATTTTAGCAATAAAAAATATAACGACGGATTTTATGCTTTAAGTATTGGATTTACTTTTGTTGAAGGTGGCGATTTAACCGATCCGGACAAAGACGGAATAATAACGAAAATTGAGGAGGAAATTGGGACTGATCCGAATAACAACGATACCGATTCAGACGGACTTAACGACAATGAAGAAATTAATACTTATTCAACTAACCCATTTAAAGTAGATTCTGATAATGATAAATTAACAGATTATGAAGAATCAAAAGTATATCTAACCGATCCTAATTCTAATGATACCGATGGAGATGATATTTTAGACAACGAAGAAATATATCTGTATTCAACTAACCCAAATTTAAAAGATACGGATCAAGATGAAATCAGCGACGGATATGAAGTTTATAAATATAACACAAATCCAACTCTTATAGATACAGATCAAGATGGTTTAAGCGATAAGGATGAAATATTTAAAACAAAAACAAATCCAAACAAAAACGATACCGATGAAGATGGAATTCCGGATGGAGTTGAGGTAAATAATTTAAAGACAAATCCACTTATAAAAGATCTAAATTTAAATTACAATAAAAGTAATTCTAATTATAAATCAGTTAATTTAACTTCAAACCAGCCAGTCGTTTTGCAGGGTATAAAATTTCAATTATCTTCTGCCGAACTTAATTCCGAATCTGAAAATGCATTGCAAAATATTTTTAATTCGTTGAATGAAAATTCAAATTTAAAGATTGAAATAAGAGGTTACACCGACAGTATTGGCGATTCAAATTTTAATTTAACTCTATCAGAAAAACGTGCTGAATCGGTTAAAAATTGGCTAATTGAAAAAGGAATTAGTCCAAATAGAATCTTTACAAAAGGTTTTGGAGAATCTAATCCAATT